The DNA sequence TTGCTCTCAAAAATATACGCATTAAAAAGgacaaaaaatctttatacaCGGCCCTTAATTTTGGCCAACAAATTATAACGAAATAGATGGAAAAAATCTTATCTCACGATAGTGAGATAGATTTTTTAGTGTGTGTATCTATAGATACACACAAAGCGCACTACATCGTAACAGTATTCATTTCCTAAAGTTTTTCATTGTCTTTGCCCGCATATAATCAAGAACGTGTAGCTTAAAGCTACGAGTGTGCTACGGCGGACCCACCGCGACGCTACCTCGTGTCTAAACCTGCGTAAAAACGCAAATTCACATAAAATCTATCGTTTTAAAAGCGaagcaataaaacaataatggtGGAATCGAATTTCAAACAAATTAAGTACAATGTATATTGCTTACTCTGCACTTGCAGCTATCGAAGTCATCAGTGTTCGACTTATTtgtgatatatttaaaaaacgttATAACAGTTAAATCGTACACAATctataatatagatataatagCTATAAGGCAAATATTTGctccaaaaataaaaaatgcagACGAGAATTTGgactatagaatatatattctatttatatacattattatttatgtatattattctatttttacacATACACAGTCAcacatagaaaataaaaattccttttttagtaaaaaattgtGTGTCTCGTCTTCAGTTTGCCAattaagttttagatttgatGGTTTTATAGTAGAGGATGCATTCTGTAAAGGCTACTATTTAGATTCTACGCACACAAACTAAGGGctcaaacaaatataaaaattataagcacTGCAACGTGCTTATACGTGCAGTGCTTATAACAACGTGCGTAATATAACAAGAGTAGAAAAAGTTAATTtcgttaatattgttttataaaacacttaattaaaataatatcttatataaattaatttcgcaattgcaaataaattCGCAAATACAACAACTGCAAATAAGCGATAATACCTTacctataaatattaacactTCACAATAGTTTCAATATAAACCTCACTAATTAATGAAGAAGAAAGTGACGCGAGCACGTAATTCTCTGACAGGATGCCAAAAGCGAAGTGAATCCGGCGCAGGATCGCCGTATACTACAACGCACTACGAATTTTGTCGGGCGATTTTGGTACTCACCCTTCCATGGCGTTTTAGCTCACTTGGCTTATAAGAGTGtagtttttacaaaaatccCTATACTGTGgagcaaaaatttaaaatattttttaggccaaaaataaatgaattagtAGATATTTATCAGTTcgattagtttttatattattaaggatGGTTATTTTATTAGGTTAGGTGAATGGAACATAATTGTGTGTAGATTTCAAATATAATCAATTTCAGTCTAACGTATGAAGTAATAGGTAAATTAAGGCTTAGACGTAggcttttaaaatatgttttgtgtaaaatacaatatttattcaattctaACCTAGCCcaaaatataattcttaatataatttcttgattcgTTGCAGTAGACTGGTTGGCGACGGGAAGTTTAAATCTGATTAAAGAGTTTGACCCGCTTTATATGGAATACTAAACAAAAGgccaaaaaatttcattaattgtgaAGAAAAATAGTTACGCTGAAAACCTTATCAATTGGGAATAActgcatttattttttttaatttgtgctTGTCGGAACCAATAGAAAACGGCGATGAggtgttttcttttttcttggtgaaatatcaattaaagaaaaacatacaTGTACCTCCATCGGGGCATAAGGACTTATTTTAGCGCCTATTTAATTGGTATTTTTTCTTTACGTTGTCGAATGTTTTGGTAAAATATGCTGGATGCAACCGATAAGATTTACCCACCACCACTAAGGTTCAGTTCAGAAGAAGAAATTTTATTGTGTGGTATATagttcaatttttaaaaatatagtaaaagaaGGAAAATAACCAAGGCCTAACAAATGTAATTTGTGATGACTCATTATCAAACTAACTTAAAAAACCCTGAATTGACGGAAAACGCGCagtcaaagaaaaaaacaattcaaCTCAGCAATTAAATcataagaatatataatattgtttaatatataagtatgtattgAGACATTTTGAACAATGTATTAAATGTGATAACAGggtgattataaaaaatcatatcgGCGATACATTAccactttaataataattcatttatttcagCTAAAATCTATCTTTAGTTAAAATCTAAAACATGATATAGGAGAGCGATAATAACTCATCGTGCTGACATCAACATACGAGTATTGAATTCCCTTTCAATAGGATGATCGGACCCCAGTCCGATGTAATAATGCAGGGACAGACAATTAAATAGCGGTGCCATCTTTAAATCTTACAATAATGACAACTGTCAAGCCTGTGACGCAAATCAAAGGCCGCAATCCCATTGGTCAGGATTGAAGCACCCTACTGTGAAGGGAGGcgcttttattttaacttggGGCCACTTTACCGATTACCCCGTATTTATATCTGACTCTGGGGTTGCCTTTGTGTCCGCTAGTCATTTTTAATAGCTGTTTAGTATATTGTATTGCAATTAAATGCTGTGAATCAAACTCAgctatttcaataaatattgggACTTGAAACTAgacaaattatttcaatagaatttttattaatgactaaacacttattattacaataaagattttacatcatcacacacacaaaaattctatttatctgttttttttttaattattacagtaCAAAAAATTCTACCAAAATAGTAATACTCTCTTGTTTGGGTGATTTTAGTCTAAACACTCagtttactatattttataattattgcatATCTCTTATAAAAATGAGACTGTATATGTTTTACactaaaattaatgttataatatgcagaattaactataataatcaTCTGTTCTTGAAGTAATTTCCAAAAAACTTAAGAATATTTATCTTTATGCGTAAATTATTGACAaacatatttaagtatttatattttttaagtgttCCAGGACTTACAGCACATTACAATCTTACTTAAAAAATTACGTATTTGTTCGAAAAGGCCATCACAAAGCTCACTATTAATagaagaatataataattctCTATAACTATCATAGActcttaacaaataaaaatgtagacgtcttaaaataggaaatttcgtttaaaatcCAGTCTGATCTTTTCCATACAAAATCTATCAGAAATAGTTTAGTGGTATAATGTAAAATCgctttcaataaaaaattaacatccATATCCaacattttgtattaggtACGCATACTATTATAGCATGTGTATTTATtctatatgttattatttacgattttaaagctaaaaatatgtatttgtcaAATTGAGTACGTAATAAcgtaaagtatatattttaaggtattttattataatattactaaaagCGATCGTGATTTCACCCTTTATCAAAAGGGTGTAGTCACGGCTATCTAAAAAATCGAACAAATGCAAGAAGTCGGACTTTATGACTTTACAGTTCATATACATAATTACATTCATaactactataataataagaatcttctaaataaatttattgtaggTCCCGATAAACACCACGTTAAATCCGCACTTAAAGCTGTATAAACTAATGAcaatatttattgcatttgGCTTCTGCTGTCTTCATTAGTAGTTATACCGCCTAGTTCTCGTGAAATACAAGCCTTAGTTTATGTATGATTTATCTCTAAAAGAAGAATGTTCTTTGTTCAAAATTGGTCTACAACGATACTCTGATGTACTCACTAATGCAAACATCATCTTTCGTTTCGTAGGTATAGAACATcagtataaaaactattaaaatctGAACGAATATGAAGTCGTTTAAAGtccgtaaataaaattgatggTTCCTCACATTTAAGGACACTCGTAAGGACACTCATAAGGTGTAGCGTTTCATCAAATTAATCTagtattaactaaaatacactagtttagtatattatactagTCTTTTGGCAAGGCACTGTCGCTTTTCCCTCGAGAGTATACTCTGTATGCGGTTTTCGAGCCCAACATCCGATCCAGCAGGCTATGCTTCGCTCTCCGACGATGCGTGAGTACTTCGCGACACAGTTCGTGGAAAACTTCACCAACTTGATTCACTTGTTCCGCGGCAGCAACTTCGGCGAAACTACACTCGAAATCTTTCGCCAGGATTTCGCCCTCTTCCGGGCTTACCTGGAACATTAGAAAATATGCATTTGATCATGTCTAAAGAATTGTAAGCGTTAcagcttaattttttttttattgaatagcCGAAGGGACCGTGACAGACCTTATAGACTCCAAAAAAGGTTCGCGTCGTTTCTGTTAACTAATGCTTCTAGCATATATTAACGTAGAttctaaagtaatttttaggtttttacgcttgataaatgaaaattataagaGTAAAagtttatgtaactttaaaatagccgaaaatataaatataaaataatatacaaaaaattcaaataaccATTATTCATTCTACTGTACTTAAAGTTCACATAACGCTTTCACAACCTTTACCAATTGAGTTTCAATTGTTAGTTTTTTGAGTATAAATAGTTTTCATTAACATCGAATAGTCTTCTCTATAATCCTGTATCTCACCAATGGACGGACACATTTCTGTGTCTCATTcaatgtatatgtcaccgtaaaattgtaaacaccgttagattgtaatctatctcgcgagattataaactgtcgaaagattgtgaacctcaacgaactgcttacaatttaacgtattattattcggtagttatatgaattgttggaaagtaaaattaatctgtaattgaccaaagaagtttgaatgataactaagttagtgtagtacaatctaccgaataatacgttaaattgtaagcagtaagctgaggttcacaatctttcgacagtttataatctcgcgagatagattacaatctaacggtgtttacaattttacggtgacatatatatacaggACCAGGCCTCTAACCCTACACAAACAGCTATTTCGCTGGGAAACAAACACAGGACGGGTTATACGTCTCAGCGTTAGCCAGGGTAAGTTCGATGTTATAATTGTAAACAAGCACAAAATGTTTGATCTGTAGTTATTATTACATCCACTCACCTGTCGTAAATGCACCATATCGGCTTTATTTCCGACCAAAGTCAGCGGTACGTCCGGCTGCAGCCGCTGTTTTGCCTTtcgtacataattaaatgattcCCTGTCAGTTATTGAATACACGAGAAATAGACCATCTGCCCACTGCGCTATATCATTGCCCGGTAGCTCATCAGTGCTctgtaataatatgtttataccTTAAGAGTatcgttaataatatttttgtttattattattagtagtaTTTGCGTGCGACCCTCATGTCTGAGGTATTAGGTTCGAACTCCGGCTGTGCAAAATAATCATCATGAGTAAACCCAaatgctttagacccaaaaaatccgAAAAATAAGGCTGATTATGATTtacctattagaaaaacaaatgataatgaaacagatacagaaatctgaggcccagtcCTTAAAAGTGACAGTTGTTTTGTTAAATTCACTATTAATGACGTCTAATCTATACGTGAAAACgtaattaagaaaaacaataccGACTTTAAATAACGGTCAACTGAATAGTAAAAATGCATTGGTAACTAGTAAGCCGATTTTCATGACACTTGAACGTTTCCGTgtacgaaatttaaaaatgtgatttagttttaaaggTTTTTGTGAAATACTAACATTTACACAATTTGCCGCACCTTCTTGTAAGTCTAAAGAGATCACTCAAATATTATCGAATTGCAACGATATACATAGAGGTGATATACAGgttatataggtaacaattATTGATTGACGCCGTTCGTACCTATGGTTTCAAATTATATAGCActcaaaaaatatgtatgaaatttaactttcttacaatttttatttctattatagtagaacttatatttaaatttattagttattagaATTATAAGAAAAGTTTCATGTACCTTAGGACATGTGTCGAGTATTTCACACAAAATCGGTTCACCGTCCAACAGGGCTTCGTGTTTGTATTTACTTTCTGGAAAAGAGAGTATTGTCTATGGTTATGTGAATACTCattcaaataaaacttctttagtgGATATAAATAGGAATTTGTTCCTCCATTCCGTTGTAATAATACAACTGAATAATAATcctttaaagatttttatttatattacatcaTTTCAAGCTGCCACTCAAAGAGCCTTGTTATAAAACTTGAACTAAAGACGTGTGTTGCCATGGTTACGATGTCTTTCCTACGTgaaaaaaatgattaataaACAGTAGTGGAGTTACTTAGTGCACTCACAAACTACTTTCAtttgtttcatatattttcatactaaagtAACTTACTACATTAAGTAAGattatatttctaaactttttaaatcgaccgaaaattaagtcaagtattattttcgttatttctttttttatttatactgcGTTGCAgtaatacagaaatacattacaattaaaataataaaataaaaaggagggaaactggcggccttatcgctttcgagagACCTCTTCCATGCAACCACTgcgagaaaaaaatattaaattagataaactGAGCACAAGAACTGCAAAACTACATAAGATATACAATTCCTtagataattataatgtattatgtatatcaATTGAATCACATTTGTGATTCAATACAAaaccagtctttgattataaatactaatgaaaaatagttacgttgttatattaatttaccttGTTGGTGATCGTATTCTCCAATATATCTCTTTGTTAAGAATCGTACAGTAAGGGCtgaaaacaaagtataaattataaatcaacaTTAGATATATTAAGATTGTTGGCAGAAATTGGCAGCCATTACTTTATGTTGTATATTTTGGCTCTTGTTTGTTGTGCATAATcgactattattaataatatgctGTCAACCATTAAATCGCTTAGAAATATTCACTAGATGCTGTTTGTGAACCATCCTCAATTGTATCATATGTTGTCtagttttataaacataaatccTGTTTATTTCATCCAATAAAGGAACGTGTCCTTTCCTTGAACTCTACATATTGGTAACGTTTTGTCTAAGTCTAATTGAGACGTTGTACCCTCACTGGaagacaaatattttaaataatagtataagatcccgctatacaacgaccttcaccgagatgcttatttaatgaaacttattttatatttaatttaatatgtcaataaatacaatccatatgggttgcctagcaaatttcagtccagagtatgtttaattaatatttaaaaaaaaatattttttttataatttgcatgtagtacattttttgaacttttttcaagcaatatttttaatcagggtagtattatatatgtatcactaaaaccttcttttatactaaagatgtatatatactttagtgtcacataaaaaatatacacataaataattaattgattaaaaacaacctaacttttgcatattctatgggcttcatactttcgattggtatagaatttatctaataatcataccggtgaaatgtttaaaaaaattttttttttttaaattaattaaaaatactctggactgaaatttgctaggcaacccatatggattatatttattgacatattaaattatatataaaataagttgcattaaataagcatctcggtgaaggtcgttgtatagcgggatcttagaccataacaataatgaaaaaacaaacaaatatcatggaacatcaaataaatttaaatctagtTTCGAGATCTGACCAATTTGAAGGGACTGAGCTCTGGAGGTGAGGGgctattttaaaaacacttaGTTCAtggttaatatatatataagaaacatTACACATTTGCAATAACTTATGTTTTTAACATTCTGAGTTGTTTCATTGTCCGCGTCTAGaagaaaagtaaattttttataacagaaaacaatcattttatataaaatttaaattcaaatattcgaaaccaaaaactttttaaaaacttcacATTTGACAAGTGTTGCTTTTGCATTTCACAGGATTATgacttattaaatttgtcaATACTATCCCTGAAGTAAATTAGACTTAAGGGCATTTTATactgaaataaactttaagCGCAGCcagaatttttataattgaaaaccactaacgcaatttttgtttGGTACCATGAAAACTGACGTGTCTAGGATTACCAAACCCACATTCTTCAATGTCTTTCGAACGCAACGTctggtttatttatattaatgtgaGCAGGAACAtgatagtataaataaatgtcgaatCTAAAACATAACCGTTGATTCAATTAACACTCGAGTCGATTACTATCTAGAgaaatagatttaagtttCACAATCGTAAGTTCGGTATTAGTTATCGTTAGTTCGTAGtgcaatatatataaaaacaaaaaaaatagaacagtatttgtgtttttgttcaacttatatactcgtatatcttattatataatatctctatttatacaaaattctcGTGCCACAATactcgttcccatactcctccgaaacggctcgaccgattcttatgaaattttttatgcatattcagtaagtctgagaattatgacttgaactctcaggtttatatagagaaaatttCACAGAgcaacctaaaaagtttttatttcggaaaaccgaacagtctctggggtagcatagcaaaatgttccatgttggtatgtactaaaaaggtaggttAAGTAAtttcacattaaggagaaacgaagttctcgggggcagctagtattaGTATGTATTTCGTAAATTAGTAAGTTTGCAATAGTGCTCAAAGCGTTAGAGTATGTTGTTCTATCTTTTACCTGATATCATAATTGTTTGAACCTAAATGGCCTATTCGGCTACTTGCAAACCGTATccatatatctataatataaaacactgaaataattgtaactGTGTAACAatggacatttatttattttactaccaGTTATCTGAGCCCAAAAACAGTGAAAGTAGTGGCTTCCGAAAtcgaatatattaataataactagctaaataaaatcataattgtaTATAGGTTTAGTCTTATATCTTAAACATGACTAAAGCGTAACATTAATAgtcttaacatttttttaaagctcTGAAATCAAAAGACAGGTGAGAAGCAAAAATAACTCATGCTAGACTAAAATATCCTCTAAGAGCTATTTAATTGACAAGATTGGAAGCCAAATCTCATTatcatatacgtatatatgaaaaatatataatttattattagtatgtacttaaatatttttccaacAGTACACTTATATAAAGGACTTAAAATATTGTGAGGTTGCGAGTTGCGTGAGCAGAAAGTGCAAGCTCTGGGATTCCCAATATGGTCAACCAGGTGAAGAATGGAAGAAGAACAGAACGTGTTTggcataattaactaaaatagaCATTTATAGAGAGAGAGAAAGAGAGATTCACAAGTTGTATATCATAAGTCAATAAGACTATCTAAAATCCAAGCATCATTAGGTTGAGCAAAAACTATGTACgtcttttttacttttaatatccGCAAACAATGTGAAATCACTAAATGCGTAACGGTTTAAATAACGTTTAACACATTCGCAAATACTCCTCTGAATATTTCCTGAGATATTTTCAGCACAACAAAGGTCGACTTCCGTGCCATTGCATTGTCTTCGTACGCATATTATTCTTGGCTACaaactgataatttttttacagtcAGCAACAGaacttttcaaataatttattttcttacgaAAATCAAGGTTAGAAAGTTTAACGGgataaatagtatttaagatatttttttgaatctatatgtattttgtacaCAACTAATGTTTTCGGATGCCGACATCTTTTGCTTGCTTGcttgatattaaattaaggCAATTCCTTCTCAGCTCTCAAAGGCATCTTCCCGAAATTCAAACTGAGTAAACGCGCGTGTGTCTTGGGTGAGTGAGCTTATAACTGAATTTAACGCGTGATTTACTGTATGAGCGCCAATGTTGACttagattattatataaaattccttaaaatgTATAGTTAAGCTTTTTCAGTAGCAAAACGATTACACAAATCAGCATAGTTcacaataaataatctaataggAATGTACGTAGGAGTAAACCACATCGATGTATGTAATCCTATTGCAAAACACAAATGAATCTGAATTTATACTCGTTGACCCACATACATAATATCAAAGTGTATATCAATAACAATGTTGACTCCAAAATTAGACGCGAAACTAAACCGAATCAAGCAATTCTCTTCAAATACGTGAAATTAGTATGAGCAATAAGAAAGGGCGCCTAGTCTTGGGCGTAACAGCTTAAGTATTACTATTATCTTGATCTTGTTCTCGTACAACGTGttgattctaaattttaa is a window from the Pieris napi chromosome Z, ilPieNapi1.2, whole genome shotgun sequence genome containing:
- the LOC125062348 gene encoding ras-related and estrogen-regulated growth inhibitor, with amino-acid sequence MTTRGIRRKKSSLSEVKVAVIGAPSVGKSALTVRFLTKRYIGEYDHQQESKYKHEALLDGEPILCEILDTCPKSTDELPGNDIAQWADGLFLVYSITDRESFNYVRKAKQRLQPDVPLTLVGNKADMVHLRQVSPEEGEILAKDFECSFAEVAAAEQVNQVGEVFHELCREVLTHRRRAKHSLLDRMLGSKTAYRVYSRGKSDSALPKD